The window GACCAGCAACCTGATCCTGCGGGAGAGTGACGGGAAATGCGTACTGATCGACTTCGGGCTTGCCCAGGCAACAACCGAGATCGAGCAGCGGGGCGTAGACATCCACGTGCTGTTCCAGACCCTGGAGAGTACAGCACCCGGAGAGGCAGATGTACTCAAAGCAGCCTTTGTCGCCGGGTATGCAGAGACCTTCGAGGGGGCTGCCGATGTGATCCATCGCGAACACGAGATCGAACTGAGGGGAAGATACCTGTGAAACAGAAACTGACCATCGTTACCAGCAATGCGAACAAAGCCGTGGAGGTTGCTGCTTTTTTCAGCGGCACACTGGAAGTAAGCCACGTTGCGCTGGAAATCCCGGAGCACCGTTCCGATGATGTGGGCGAGATTGCACGAGGCAAAGCACAGTATGCCTACGACCAGCTCCGGACCCCTCTCATTGTTGACGATACCGGTTTTTCCATCGATGCCCTGAGCGGATTTCCCGGCCCATATGCTGCGTACGTCCTGCACACAATCGGCAATACCGGCATCCTGAAACTCATGGATGCCGTGAAAAACCGGCAGGCCCACTTCACCACCGCAATCGCGTATGCGGATGAATCCGGTATACGGGTATTCACCGGCTCAATACATGGCAGCATCACGACATCCCCGCGGGGGGAGAACGGATTCGGCTATGATCCGATTGTCGATATCAACGGGAGGACTCTTGCAGAGATATCCCTTGAAGAAAAAAGTGTGATGTCCCACCGGGCCAAAGCCCTTGTCGCATTTCGGGACTGGTTTTTGGAAAAATACCCGTCCGGCCCTCTTGACACAAACGGTTAAGAAGTCGTACAGCTTTGTTATAAGGGCAGAACAGGAGTGTATTTCTATGGCAAAATTCCCTGAAGCCGAAGCCCGGTTACTCAACGTGAAGATATGTATGCATTGCAACGCCCGCAATGCGATCCGCGCAACCAGCTGCCGCAAATGCGGTTACCAGAACCTGCGCCCCAAGAACAAAGAGCGAAAAGCGTAATTGAAATATTCAATATTTTTTTCTCTCTTTTTTTGGTTTTCAACCGAAAACACCTTAAAAACGGTATTAAAGTCACTATGACTTTTATGCACGTTTGACCCATGCCCTGAAAATTCAGGTCTGTATTATGCGCTGTAATACGTGACCCGCTTTCCTTTCTTTGCGTATTCTCCCGCAAAAGTCTCGATATTGCGCTTGTAACCAATCCGGTCAACAAAACCCAGCTCACGCAGTTTCTCGCGCACCCGCATGACATCGGCTTCATCCGCCCAGTCCTTTGTATAGACATAGATTACCTTGCGGTTGTCCCGGGAGTCCGGGTTGGGTTTTGCCGTGCTCACTTTTGCCGAGATCCCCAGTTCGAGCGCCACGGTTGCATTGCGCACTTTGATCCAGGCTGCATCCGACTGATCCGGTTCCTGGAAGATCAGCCACTTGCCCGCATTCTCGTCTTCGATCGCTTCGGGCGCACTGCCCGGTGCATCCTGGACAATCCAGTACATCTGCGTGGTCTTTGTGGGAAGCACCCCTTCACCGTCACGGAGCTGCAGGTAGATGGTATCAAGGCCGGAAAAACGGGAGAGCATTGCCTCAGCCAGCTGCGGGTATTCTTCCGTGAATTTCTGGAAAATAGCCTCAAGCTCCGGTTTGAAGTCAATACCACCTTCAACAAGCGCATAGAGATATTTTTCCTGTGCCTGGAGGCTCCTGTTCAGGAGGTGCTCGAAGATGCCGTATGCCACGTCAGCCAGCGCTTCGGGATCGACTTCCGCCATGCGTACCTTTCCGATGTTACAAAATATAAGCTTGGTTATTGTTGCTGGTCCGGAGCGCGGGTTTGGTCGGGCAACTTCAGGTGCCATAATTTCTGGCAATGGTTTAGCAATGTTTTCGCAGCGCCGTTCCCAGGATTTATACAAGCCTGATCAGAGAAAACCGTTAAGATCCCAGTCGGATTCTGCACATTCGAATACTTTAAGAGCGCCCTCATCGAAAATGTACTAATTATGGAATGGAAACGTGACTGGGGTCTTACCTCACGGGTCTGGCTGACAGGCCTGCTATTATTATTGCTCTATATTGTGTTCATGGGAATTCTCATGTTCGTATTCCCAAGTGCCAGCATCTGGTTATTTGTCATACTGGCAGTGGGTATGGGATCAGTCCAATACTTCTTCTCTGATAAGCTGGTGCTTTGGTCAACCGGGGCACGCATCATTGAAGAGGATGAATATCCTGAACTCCACCGGACCGTGGAAAAACTCTGCAAAGAAGCAGATCTCCCCAAGCCAAGGATTGCCATCATGCAGAGCCCGGTGCCAAACGCCTTTGCCACCGGCAGGAGCCCGAAGCATGCAGTCGTTGCCTGCACAGATTCGATCATGCGCCTGCTCAACAAGGATGAATTGGAAGCAGTACTTGCCCACGAACTTGCGCATGTAAAGAACCGCGATATCCTGACCATGACCTTAGCCAGTTTTATTGCGATGATCGCTTCGATGATCATGCAGAGCTTCTTCTTTTCCGCATTGTTCGGCGGGCGTGATCGCGAAGGGGGCAGTTGGATCATCGTCATGATCGTTTCAGTTGTTGTGTATGCGATCAGTACGCTGCTCATTCTCGCTCTTTCAAGATACCGCGAGTTCGCAGCAGATCGCGGCAGCGCGCTCATCACGAAAAATCCACGGGCATTAATCTCAGCGCTCAACAAGATCAGTGGCAGGATGGATGCGGTACCGCCGGAATACAAGGCAAAAGTCGAGGCGGCAAATGCATTCTTTATCATCCCTGCCCTTTCAGGCAAATCCTTCATGGAACTCTTATCCACGCACCCGCCACTTGAGAAGCGGATCGCCAATCTCGAGAAAGTCGAAACCGAGATGCGGGGCTATTAACCCCTCTTTTTTTCTGCTATTGCGAGCATCCGGAACTATCATTTCACCATCCTGAAACCGAGGATTGAATCGATCCTCCGGCACTCGAAACCATATCGCAGGGAATGGTATCCTGCCTTTATCGGTTCCCACGGATCACCCCGCACATTTTTGCGAAAACTGATATAATGTCACAGACGATGCTGATGCAATGAACCTGCAATGGCGGCTGGCCGTTGTGCTCGTGCTGGTCCTGTGCTTTGCACACCCGGTACTTGCTCATGTGCCGGTCAGTGCTGAGGGAAATTACGAGCTCAACACTGCGCTTCCCGTAGAAAATCCCACCAAGTCGTACGTGCTCTACGGCCACCTGCACGAAACAGGGGACGTGGCCTGGTACCAGCTCCGGATGAACCCGGGCGACCGCCTCGTCCTTTCGCTGATGACCCCGGGATACAATGCATCCGTTCCGGATCTGATCGTCATGAGCCCGGGCACAGACCCATCATCTGAAGGGCTCCGGGAACTCCCCAAAACATTCAGCGTCCCCCAAGGGTATGATGCAACGATCATACGCGGAATAACGCCACGGAATGCAGCGTACGAGCCATTCAGCCCGTCAGCGGTTTTTGAGGTTGCATCCTACACACAAGAGATCACAACCCCGGGCATCTATTACGTTGCCGTTGTCAGCCCGTCGGTCGAAACCCGGTACAGCCTTGGCGTAGGCTATGTTGAAGAGTTCACGCCGCTGGAATGGGTGTTTGTCCCGTCCGGTGTGATCTCCACCCATCTCTGGGAGGGGCAATCGATCCTCGCGATTCTGACCCCGTTTCTTGCGGTCGTGGTTCTCGGGTTCATCATGATCGCCCGGCGCGGGAAGCGGAAGGGGTTGCTCCTCACGTACCCTTCCTGGATGGCAACGATCGCCGGCTTATGTTATCTCGGAGGTGCCGCGATCACACTGGTCCAGATGGTGCGGGCGCTGGCGGTGACCGGGCCTTCCTCTTCGCTTGCTCTGACATTGGTCTTTGCGATAATTCCCCTGTTACTGGGTGTCTGGGCGCTCCGTATTGGGCGACTGTCATCTCCATGGGCAATGCAGGTGCGGGCTACGCTGCTACTGATTGGCCTGTTGGGACTGGTCTTCTGGGCGGGCCTGATTGTTGGACCGGTGCTCGCTATTGGCGCGGCGGTACTGCCCGAACACTTGCCATACATCCAGCCTGCCAGGAAATAATCCCCATTTTTCAGTCATTTATCGCACAAATTGTATGCGGACATATTACCGGTGAAAAATGTCACTGTGCAGGTACTAAATGGCAGAAGAAATTGAGATCAAGACACTCCACAAGCAGAAAACCCGGTGACAATTATTAATACAGCTCCCCGCCAAAATTGTAGAGCACAGTGCATCGATGGTCTAGTGGTATGACTTAAGCCTTCCAAGCTTATAGCCCGGGTTCAATTCCCGGTCGATGCATCGGGCTCGTGGTCTAGTTGGCTATGACGTCGCCTTCACACGGCGGAGGTCCTGAGTTCGAATCTCAGCGGGCCCATGAATTTTGCGCATTTTTTCCGGCTACGGATGTCTTTATCGCGTAAGACCCTGATAGTCCTTGTATGAAGCCGCTCTTGGTGAACGGTGTTGGTCCCGGACCGCAGGCTGAGGCTCTCGCGGCCTGCATCCGGGATGTCTTTTTGAAGGCTGCCGATAATCTCGCATGGCTGCGTGACGGGGATATCGTCCTGCTGAAACCTGCGCTGAACTCGCCCGATCCCTATCCGTCGACCACGCACCCGCTCGCGATCCGGGTGGTGGCAGACCTGCTGGAGGAACGCGGCGCAAAAGTCGTGATCGGGGACCAGTCGGGAATTGGGCATGTGCTCCATCATCCCGGGGGCATAATCCACGGGAGCTCGAAAGAGAACTACGCACAGTCGGGCATGGGCCGGAAGGACGATGCCCGGTTCGTGAGCTTTGAAGACGGGGGATGGGACGAAGGATTCTATCGTCACCAGTCGCCTCACACCTCCTCATGGCCGGACGGTTTTTTCATCACCAATTGGGCGAAAAAGGCCGATCATATCATCAGCCTGCCCCGGGTCAGCGCCCACACTCAGGCAGGAGCAACGCTGGGCTTCAAGATCATGGTCGGGATGCTGCGGGAGGACAGCCGGATGGAGTTCCATGCAAACGGGCCGTATAACAACTTCATCACGGCTGCGGCAAAGGGAAGCACGCTCGCTTCCCGCGATGACGGGACGGGAACTTTTTTTGAGAAGATTGTGGAGATCAGCGATGCCCTGCGGGACAAGCTGCGCCTCACCCTGTTTGTCGCAACGCAGGCACAGGCCACCTTCGGTCCCGACCGGTACGGGGTGCACCTGGGACCGGTAGGTCTGGGCGGGGCACACATCATAAGTCCCCAACCCGGACTGGTATTTGCGAGTGCGGACCAGGTGGCGGCCGAGGCCTTTGCACTTGCCCTGCTCAGGGATCTCAAACGATCAGTTCCTTTTTTCCCGCGCTTGGCCGAACGGATGGTCCTGTTCCAGAACCGGAACGTGCAGGACTTTGTGGCGACCCCTGTCCGAGACCATCCTTACATCCGGCATGCGATGAAGATCGGGCTGGGCGAACTGCCGGGCGAGATCATCCACAAGGATGTCCCGGATTCCGTGCAGAAAAAACTGGGAAAATGTCTTGAATAAAGGGACGGGGCCCAAAGACAAATTCACTCTTTTTGCCGACGTTTTTCCACTGGAAATGAAGGGGTCAATATAGTGAGATATATTTTCTCAATAGATTGCCCGGCCATTGCACATTTTTTTTATGATTTGTGCACCTGCCTGGGTGGACTGCCCTGCAATGAATGCTAAGGGAGTGTGGTCTCCCTCAGGGCAAGGGGGGTGGGTCCCTGTCTTGCCCAAGAGTGAGGGTGGGGTGGGTACCCCTCCGGGCACATGAGGGGCTCCCACCCCCCTGCGAGGTACCCGACCGGGAAACCATCACTCCGTCGTGACTCCACGAGAAGCCCCACCCGCGTACTTGCGGCCGGAGGGGGGGAGCCTGTCTTTTAAAAGAGTGGGGGGAGGGGGCCCCCTCCTCTTTGTTTTGAGTGGGGGTGGGGTACCCCCCTGTCATGCTGAGGGAGGGGTACCCACCCCCCCATTAATTTTGAGCAATGATACTTGCTCTTCGTCGAAGGTCCACACGAAACGACGCCCGGGTGCATGCAACCGGAGGGGGGTGGGGGCCTGTCTTTCGTACGATAGGGAGGGAGGGGGGCCCCCTCTTTGTTTTGAGTGGGGGGTACCCCCCATTTAGATTGAGTCTTTCCTCAGTGCTCCATATGGATCCTGAGCACCGCGAGCCCGCCCGATGTTGAAGAACTCGCCTGGTCTGCCTGGGAACGGATAAGATAGCCCCCGAGCAGGAGCATCGCGGAGGGATCGTTGAGGATATCCTCTTCACTCGGGCGCTTCTCGGGTAACGGGAGAGGGGTGCCGGTGTACGAGACTTCCGCATCAAGGTTGTACTCATCGAACGAGACCGCAACCGTCACCGGACCGGAGGTTCGCGCCTCGTCCGTGACAAGTTCGCAGGCCTGCGTCAGGGCCATTGCCATCCGGTGGATAACCTCTCCCCTTGCAGCCCAGGCCTCGCCCTGCCGTTCCATCAGGGTAAATATCTGGTCCGAGATACTGCCTGATGGATCGATGGTCGCGGTGATGCGCTGCTTCACGCCGATCCGCATCACCAGGTTCAGGATGATGGCAATGACCGTTGTCAAGGAGAGGGCCGAATCAAAGAGCGGGCGGATCAGTAACGGGACGCCGGCGTATGCCCCGGGAATGAGGTACACGCTGATCCCGAAAATGAACGAGATCCCGATCACGAAGATCTTCCGGGAATCCAGCATCCGGGTCGTGATGGTCTGGAACCCGCCCACGATGATGAACCCGGCAACGTAGATGAGCGTCCCGCCAATGACCGGGCCCGGCATGATGAGAAAGACCGTGGCAAGGAACGGGAGGAAGGCGAGCACGATCAAGATCCCGCCGGTCATGAACCCGATGTACCGGCTGGTCGAGCGGGTGGCAATCGAGAGGCCGATATTCGACGATGACCCGGTCTGGCCCATCCCCCCGAACAGGCCGCCGATGCCCGACGCAATCCCGTCGGCAAAAAGCCCAGATTGGATGTTTTTCATATCCGGCCGTTTCCATTCCGTGTTATTGATCCGCTGACAGATCGAGAACTCGCCAACACTTTTCACAAACGTGACAATCGCTGCAATCCCGAACGGGATCAGGAGCACCGGCTGGAAGGAGAGCCCGAAGTAGCGGGGGTCGGGGAGGGCAACCAGCGGCGAGGCGGCGATCTGCCCCAGCGGGTCGGCTCCTGCAAGCCCGGTCGCGATGCAGAGCGCGTACCCGACAACCATGCCGACAATGAGCGGAAAGAGCCGGATCTGCCCCCGGCCCCAGACCGTAATCCCGACCGTGACTGCAAGGGTGATGATCGAGATCGCCATGACGGTCGGATCAGGGGACGTGGCCCCCCCGGTCATGCCGAAGAACTGCGGGAGGGCAAAGGGCACGACAGTTACCCCGAGCATCATGATAACAAGGCCCGTCACTTCGACCGGGAAGAGGACGCGGAGCCGCTGCACCACCCGGGAGAGTACAACCTGCAATACGCCGGAACAGGCGGTCATACCGCAGAGCAGCGAGAGGCCCCCGGACTGGAGGGCGAGGATCGAGGCCGAGACATAATTGGGACCGGCCACCCTTGGAATGAGATACCCTGAACCAAACTCCGGGTGTTTTATTGCCTGGAATATCGTTGAGATGCCGTTGGCGAGCATCGACATCGAGACAAAGAAGGCAGCAGCCCCGGCCTCGAGGCCCGCAGCCCGGGCGACCAGGATCGGGAAGACAAACGCCGTCGCAACAATCCCCGTGTGCTGGAGGCCGAGCAGGAACATCGTGGTAAGCGGGGGCTTATCATCGGCTCCAAACTCGAGATCCGGTGGACGCATATACTACGAAACGAGGGCGTGTAAATATTAAAGCGGTTCGAAAGACACCTGCGAAAAACCCGGCGGATTACTCCGCGATCAATATACGATACCCCGTCCCATATTCCGGCACACAGGAGTACGTATGCAGATCACCTCCGCTATCCATGCACTCCGGCACCCGTTCCAGGTCCCGGTTGCGCCCGGCATCGCCCTTGACCGTTTCGTGTACTCGTACCTCATTGCAGGCGAGACTATCACCCTCATCGACACTGGTGTAGCGGGTTGTGAAACGCGAATCTTTGATTATATCCGGTCTATCGGCCGCGACCCCGCGGAGATCTCACTCGTCATCCTGACCCACTCCCACCCCGATCATATCGGGGCAGCCCGGGCAATACGGGGGGAGACGGGATGCAATGTGGCAGCACATCCGGATGAACGGGCGTGGATCGAGGATGTAGAACTCCAGAACCAGGAGCGCCCGGTGCCGGGCTTTACCACGCTGGTTGGCGGGCCGGTGCCGATCGATTACGAGCTCGACCGGGGTGATACGATCGACATCGACGGGTCAGGAGAGTACGAACTCCAGGTGCTGCACACGCCCGGCCATTCAGCCGGTTCGATCTCCCTTTACCTGGAGAACGAGGTGGCGCTCTTCTCCGGGGACGTGATCCCGGTGACTAGTGACCTCCCGGTCTATGACGATGTGACAGAGTCCGAAGAATCAATACGGCTCCTCCGGTCACTGCGGGGCATCCGCGTCCTCCTTTCAGCATGGGACGAACCCCGGTACGGCAACGACGCGTACGGGCAGATGGACCTTGCGCTTGAGTATCTCCGGAAGATTCATACTGCCG of the Methanomicrobiales archaeon HGW-Methanomicrobiales-1 genome contains:
- a CDS encoding 50S ribosomal protein L40e, giving the protein MAKFPEAEARLLNVKICMHCNARNAIRATSCRKCGYQNLRPKNKERKA
- a CDS encoding xanthine permease, which encodes MRPPDLEFGADDKPPLTTMFLLGLQHTGIVATAFVFPILVARAAGLEAGAAAFFVSMSMLANGISTIFQAIKHPEFGSGYLIPRVAGPNYVSASILALQSGGLSLLCGMTACSGVLQVVLSRVVQRLRVLFPVEVTGLVIMMLGVTVVPFALPQFFGMTGGATSPDPTVMAISIITLAVTVGITVWGRGQIRLFPLIVGMVVGYALCIATGLAGADPLGQIAASPLVALPDPRYFGLSFQPVLLIPFGIAAIVTFVKSVGEFSICQRINNTEWKRPDMKNIQSGLFADGIASGIGGLFGGMGQTGSSSNIGLSIATRSTSRYIGFMTGGILIVLAFLPFLATVFLIMPGPVIGGTLIYVAGFIIVGGFQTITTRMLDSRKIFVIGISFIFGISVYLIPGAYAGVPLLIRPLFDSALSLTTVIAIILNLVMRIGVKQRITATIDPSGSISDQIFTLMERQGEAWAARGEVIHRMAMALTQACELVTDEARTSGPVTVAVSFDEYNLDAEVSYTGTPLPLPEKRPSEEDILNDPSAMLLLGGYLIRSQADQASSSTSGGLAVLRIHMEH
- the rdgB gene encoding non-canonical purine NTP pyrophosphatase, RdgB/HAM1 family, with amino-acid sequence MKQKLTIVTSNANKAVEVAAFFSGTLEVSHVALEIPEHRSDDVGEIARGKAQYAYDQLRTPLIVDDTGFSIDALSGFPGPYAAYVLHTIGNTGILKLMDAVKNRQAHFTTAIAYADESGIRVFTGSIHGSITTSPRGENGFGYDPIVDINGRTLAEISLEEKSVMSHRAKALVAFRDWFLEKYPSGPLDTNG
- a CDS encoding zinc metalloprotease HtpX — protein: MEWKRDWGLTSRVWLTGLLLLLLYIVFMGILMFVFPSASIWLFVILAVGMGSVQYFFSDKLVLWSTGARIIEEDEYPELHRTVEKLCKEADLPKPRIAIMQSPVPNAFATGRSPKHAVVACTDSIMRLLNKDELEAVLAHELAHVKNRDILTMTLASFIAMIASMIMQSFFFSALFGGRDREGGSWIIVMIVSVVVYAISTLLILALSRYREFAADRGSALITKNPRALISALNKISGRMDAVPPEYKAKVEAANAFFIIPALSGKSFMELLSTHPPLEKRIANLEKVETEMRGY
- a CDS encoding MBL fold metallo-hydrolase: MQITSAIHALRHPFQVPVAPGIALDRFVYSYLIAGETITLIDTGVAGCETRIFDYIRSIGRDPAEISLVILTHSHPDHIGAARAIRGETGCNVAAHPDERAWIEDVELQNQERPVPGFTTLVGGPVPIDYELDRGDTIDIDGSGEYELQVLHTPGHSAGSISLYLENEVALFSGDVIPVTSDLPVYDDVTESEESIRLLRSLRGIRVLLSAWDEPRYGNDAYGQMDLALEYLRKIHTAVIAAAGDSNPDPMELTRKTVALLGLPPQAVNPLLARTFAANIRARDEDLTRGSRQ
- a CDS encoding DUF1917 domain-containing protein → MAEVDPEALADVAYGIFEHLLNRSLQAQEKYLYALVEGGIDFKPELEAIFQKFTEEYPQLAEAMLSRFSGLDTIYLQLRDGEGVLPTKTTQMYWIVQDAPGSAPEAIEDENAGKWLIFQEPDQSDAAWIKVRNATVALELGISAKVSTAKPNPDSRDNRKVIYVYTKDWADEADVMRVREKLRELGFVDRIGYKRNIETFAGEYAKKGKRVTYYSA